The DNA sequence CCGCAGGCGCTCATCGAGGCCTGGCAGCAGGTGTGGAAGCACACCGAGTCCGGGGCGAGCCCGGCCCGTGCCTTCACCACCGACGTCGAGGTGCACCATCCGGACGGCGCCGACCTCTACATCGCCGTCCTGATGCCGCCCTCCTGACCGTGACGCCGCGGCGACGGGCACCGAGGGTACGGCCCGGCCCGAAACGCCGCGGCGGCCCCGGCCCGTCACCCGGGGAAGGCGCGGCGGGCCGGGGTCACTTCCTCGCCTCGCTGCCCAGCCGGGGGAACGGGCGCAGGGAGAACACCGCCTCGATCGGCACCTCGAAGTACTCGGCGATGCGCAGCGCCAGGTGGAGGCTGGGGCTGTACTCGCCGCGCTCCAGGTAGCCGATCGTCTGGTAGTGCACGCCGAGCGCCTCGGCGAGCTCCCGGCGCGAGATGCCGCGATCGGCCCGCAGCACGGCGATCCGGTTGTAGACGACGCCGTCGGCCATCGTTCACCCTGCCCGTCGCGTGTGTACGGCCTGCCGCGTGTGTCCGCGTGCGGCGCGGGTACGGCGCGCGCCGCGCCCGGCTGCCCGTGCTCCCGGGGACGTCGCCCCGCGGGTTCCGCAGATCTCCGTCATGCCGGTGATGCCTGCCACTGCTCCCGAGGTTCCGCCGTCGGCCGCGGCGCCGGTCGCGCCGTGTCGGCCCGCGCCCGCCGATGCCGGTGCGGCCGGGGCCGCCCCGCCGTACCGGTGCCGCAGGCCGGGCCGGGACCGCGCCGGGCGTCGTGGCGCGGCGACGGCGAGA is a window from the Thermopolyspora flexuosa genome containing:
- a CDS encoding helix-turn-helix transcriptional regulator, producing the protein MADGVVYNRIAVLRADRGISRRELAEALGVHYQTIGYLERGEYSPSLHLALRIAEYFEVPIEAVFSLRPFPRLGSEARK